The following proteins are co-located in the Aurantiacibacter atlanticus genome:
- a CDS encoding autotransporter assembly complex protein TamA, protein MAWLSAQTALAQDDGQQDDEGELEAGAIPVPSPPSGAGLPPVEEIISDEEFSNEIPELGEDDPELQSELESIEEFERRFAEENPDADADTFTAETSLLLPELVDGDRNEEIADAPIRDTELLEPLSPLEEFEVRDIEFAEDASDDEVLTVEYGIALNGLEEADEQTEIDLAGTFRGLSALENNGGEVSNVAMLAARVEEDSFLLQRLLRSEGWYDAKVETSIERSEAENGQPLTAILNAAPGTRFVFSDIVIEAQPTTPTDLIRENLALQVGEPIIATRVQGAEAQVAVALPQQGYPFVKIGQRDILLDQETSDGVYTLSVDTGPRARFGRFTTIGDLAFDAEHIGVLARFERGELYDSHKVDDLRDALVATGLFNTVTVQPEQTGEVAEDDTQFVNIAVEQNAGPPRSLGASAGFGTGQGFLLEGSWTHRNLFPPEGALIASAVLGTQEQGAGVTFRRSNADRRDRTIEIGLNASHTNYDAFEAFTGRLGGLISYSSTPLWQKRFTFAYGAEVIASVEESFDFDLGERVDRTYFIGALTGQAGFDTTTSLLDPTSGFRLRAFVQPEGSLQDGFSPYVRGILDSSAYFPIGDSIVLASRLRVGSIQGVDRSDIAPSRRFYAGGGGSVRGFGFQQLGPKVQERNPDFDPDDPEETADEFELNPIGGLAVNEVAAEVRYRFGDFGVVGFVDAGQVYEGSTPDFSGLRYGAGVGGRYYTNFGPLRFDIAMPLDRQPGESSFAVYISIGQAF, encoded by the coding sequence GTGGCTTGGCTATCTGCGCAAACGGCGCTCGCGCAAGATGATGGCCAACAAGACGATGAAGGAGAGCTGGAAGCTGGGGCGATCCCCGTTCCGTCGCCTCCGTCCGGAGCAGGATTGCCACCGGTCGAGGAGATAATCTCCGACGAGGAATTTAGCAACGAGATACCGGAATTGGGGGAGGACGACCCCGAATTGCAGTCCGAGCTGGAAAGCATCGAAGAATTCGAACGCCGCTTCGCTGAAGAAAACCCAGATGCGGATGCGGACACCTTCACAGCTGAGACGTCATTGCTCCTGCCCGAGCTTGTCGATGGCGACCGCAACGAGGAAATCGCTGACGCCCCGATTCGCGATACCGAATTGCTCGAACCACTATCGCCATTGGAGGAATTCGAAGTTCGCGATATCGAGTTCGCTGAAGACGCAAGTGATGACGAAGTCTTGACCGTCGAATATGGCATCGCCCTAAATGGTCTTGAAGAAGCCGACGAACAGACCGAAATCGATCTCGCTGGAACGTTCAGAGGCCTTTCCGCGCTTGAGAACAATGGTGGCGAGGTCTCGAACGTCGCGATGCTTGCGGCGCGGGTAGAGGAGGACAGCTTCCTGCTCCAGCGGTTGCTACGCTCCGAAGGCTGGTATGATGCGAAGGTCGAGACGAGTATCGAACGATCCGAGGCGGAAAACGGACAACCGCTGACCGCTATTTTGAATGCCGCGCCGGGCACGCGTTTTGTATTCTCCGACATTGTCATCGAAGCACAGCCGACCACCCCGACCGATCTGATTCGTGAGAATCTCGCCTTGCAGGTTGGAGAGCCGATTATCGCCACGCGTGTACAGGGGGCCGAGGCGCAGGTTGCCGTAGCCTTGCCGCAACAAGGCTATCCCTTTGTGAAAATCGGGCAGCGGGATATTCTACTGGATCAGGAAACATCGGACGGCGTCTATACATTGTCCGTCGATACCGGGCCGCGCGCGCGGTTTGGCAGGTTTACCACCATCGGGGACCTGGCTTTCGATGCAGAGCACATTGGTGTTCTGGCGCGGTTCGAGCGCGGCGAATTGTATGACAGCCACAAGGTGGACGATCTGCGTGATGCGTTGGTCGCTACCGGCCTGTTCAATACCGTCACGGTGCAACCCGAACAGACTGGCGAAGTGGCAGAAGACGATACCCAATTCGTCAACATCGCAGTCGAACAGAATGCTGGGCCGCCACGTTCGCTGGGGGCCAGCGCCGGTTTTGGCACCGGACAGGGCTTCCTGCTGGAAGGCAGCTGGACCCATCGCAACCTTTTCCCGCCCGAAGGTGCGTTAATCGCTTCGGCGGTGCTGGGCACGCAGGAACAGGGTGCTGGCGTGACGTTTCGCCGGTCAAACGCCGATCGCCGCGATCGGACGATAGAAATCGGACTGAACGCTTCGCACACAAATTACGATGCATTCGAGGCGTTTACTGGTCGGCTGGGCGGGCTTATCAGCTATTCCTCCACCCCCCTCTGGCAAAAGCGTTTCACCTTTGCCTATGGCGCAGAAGTCATCGCGTCGGTCGAGGAAAGCTTCGACTTCGATCTGGGCGAGCGCGTGGATCGGACCTACTTTATCGGCGCACTGACGGGCCAGGCCGGCTTCGACACCACCACCAGTCTGCTTGACCCTACCAGTGGCTTTCGCCTGCGCGCATTCGTGCAGCCTGAAGGTTCGTTGCAGGACGGATTCAGCCCTTATGTTCGCGGAATATTGGATAGCTCGGCCTATTTTCCCATCGGCGATTCTATCGTGCTGGCGAGCCGCTTGAGAGTCGGCTCGATACAGGGGGTGGACCGGTCGGACATCGCACCATCACGACGTTTTTACGCAGGCGGCGGCGGCTCTGTGCGTGGCTTTGGCTTCCAGCAACTTGGCCCCAAGGTGCAGGAACGCAATCCGGATTTCGATCCAGACGATCCAGAGGAGACCGCAGACGAATTCGAGCTGAACCCAATTGGTGGACTGGCCGTGAATGAGGTTGCTGCCGAAGTGCGCTACCGCTTCGGTGATTTCGGCGTGGTCGGTTTTGTCGACGCAGGGCAGGTCTATGAAGGCTCGACCCCGGATTTTTCTGGCCTGCGTTACGGGGCAGGCGTCGGCGGTCGCTATTATACCAATTTCGGGCCGCTGCGTTTCGATATTGCCATGCCGCTGGACAGACAGCCAGGTGAAAGCTCTTTCGCCGTCTATATCTCGATCGGGCAGGCGTTCTGA
- a CDS encoding YihY/virulence factor BrkB family protein codes for MKRQPIDDSPPGANAASPLGLPWAAWKQIVKRMWIMMGFHNLPLLAGGTAFFVFLAITPLLAATVMTYGLLGNVNTVQRQMMTIVELVPAEAAGMIEEQLLAVVTTSSGVTGLTLFLSLALAIFGGMRAANGLIGALNIINSERESRNIISKTLQAIGLTAAAIMIALTGLVSGGVVTWLQTQTGDLIGPVAEGFYKLLAWFLAMVLGTTGFALIMRYGPDRRSAKWRWLSPGSLLATFAWVAVSFSFSLYVRYVSDYNATYGSLSAIVVFLMWLFLTSYAILVGALLNAEVERQTHVDTTVGEDRPIGERGAVMADTMLDAPVDAELLEKRRQRHSERRAKRASTDSHKVS; via the coding sequence ATGAAGCGACAGCCTATAGACGATAGCCCGCCCGGCGCAAATGCCGCTTCCCCGCTTGGCCTGCCGTGGGCCGCCTGGAAGCAAATCGTCAAGCGAATGTGGATAATGATGGGATTCCACAATTTGCCCCTGCTGGCCGGGGGCACGGCATTCTTCGTGTTCCTTGCAATTACGCCGCTGCTGGCCGCTACAGTGATGACCTATGGTCTGCTGGGCAATGTAAACACCGTGCAGCGCCAGATGATGACCATTGTGGAGCTGGTTCCGGCAGAAGCCGCCGGTATGATTGAAGAACAATTACTCGCAGTTGTCACCACCAGTTCGGGGGTGACGGGCCTTACCCTGTTTCTTTCTCTCGCTCTCGCCATTTTCGGGGGGATGCGTGCGGCCAACGGACTGATCGGCGCGCTCAACATAATCAACTCGGAACGCGAATCGCGCAACATCATCTCCAAGACGCTGCAAGCCATTGGCTTGACTGCAGCGGCTATTATGATCGCACTGACCGGTTTGGTCAGCGGCGGTGTCGTAACATGGCTTCAAACGCAGACGGGCGATTTGATTGGGCCTGTGGCAGAAGGGTTCTACAAGCTGCTCGCCTGGTTTCTGGCAATGGTGCTGGGCACCACCGGTTTTGCGCTAATCATGCGTTACGGTCCGGACCGTCGATCGGCGAAGTGGCGCTGGCTCTCGCCCGGATCACTGTTAGCGACCTTCGCATGGGTCGCGGTGTCGTTCAGCTTTTCGCTCTATGTCCGCTATGTCAGCGATTACAACGCTACCTATGGTTCGCTATCGGCAATCGTGGTGTTCTTGATGTGGTTGTTCCTGACAAGCTACGCCATTTTGGTCGGTGCGCTACTGAATGCAGAGGTAGAGCGGCAGACCCATGTGGATACGACCGTTGGTGAGGATCGTCCGATTGGCGAACGGGGCGCAGTGATGGCCGATACAATGCTGGATGCTCCCGTCGATGCTGAGCTGCTGGAGAAGAGGCGCCAGCGCCATTCAGAGCGTAGGGCGAAACGGGCATCAACCGATTCGCACAAGGTTAGCTAA
- the trmB gene encoding tRNA (guanine(46)-N(7))-methyltransferase TrmB yields the protein MSAHKEGDPTTLKRLYGRSQGKPLRAAQQELVDRLLPQIAVPTEGEVTAAKLFGEDRPLHFEIGFGGGEHLAYRADLLPDHGFIGAEPFLNGVAQALTHVRDGTLANIRLHHGDALDVLQRLPDGALTMAYLLHPDPWPKAKHAKRRMMNDGPVRLIADKLKPGGEFRFGTDHPVYVRHALMVMRRFRDDFDWMVEGPQDFQRRPSGWPETRYEYKARNTYGHEVWYFRFRRR from the coding sequence ATGAGCGCCCACAAGGAAGGCGATCCCACTACGCTGAAAAGGCTTTACGGACGAAGCCAGGGCAAGCCCCTGCGCGCCGCACAGCAGGAACTGGTCGACAGGCTATTGCCACAGATCGCGGTCCCGACTGAAGGCGAGGTTACGGCGGCGAAGCTTTTCGGAGAGGACCGTCCGCTCCATTTCGAGATCGGCTTTGGCGGAGGCGAGCATCTTGCCTATCGCGCAGATCTGTTGCCCGATCACGGCTTCATCGGGGCAGAGCCGTTTCTGAACGGTGTGGCGCAGGCGCTGACCCATGTGCGCGATGGGACGCTGGCCAATATCCGGCTGCATCATGGCGATGCGCTGGATGTGTTGCAGCGCCTCCCCGATGGCGCGTTGACCATGGCCTATCTGCTCCATCCAGACCCCTGGCCCAAGGCGAAGCACGCCAAGCGCCGGATGATGAATGACGGCCCGGTGCGCCTCATTGCAGACAAGCTCAAACCCGGCGGTGAATTTCGCTTCGGCACCGATCATCCCGTCTATGTCCGCCATGCGCTGATGGTCATGCGGCGGTTTCGCGATGATTTTGACTGGATGGTGGAAGGGCCGCAGGACTTCCAGAGGCGCCCGTCAGGCTGGCCGGAAACGCGCTATGAATACAAGGCGCGCAATACCTATGGCCACGAAGTCTGGTACTTTCGATTCAGACGACGCTGA
- a CDS encoding sulfite exporter TauE/SafE family protein, translating to MDIAGILPFILIGFAAQMVDGALGMAFGVITNTLMVGLMGVPPGLASQRVHLVECFTTATSGISHLIHGNIDKRLFFRLLIPGVIGGMAGAYLLASIDGALVKPFVLIYLAGIGVWLLIRGLLYPPPLREAKHVAPLGLLGGFLDAAGGGGWGPVVTSNLLIQGAEPRKVVGTVNSVEFFLTVSISASFIFHFGVAHIAGPTLGLIIGGIAAAPVGAMAARRFSPKLMLVMVGVALTMTSGYGIWTAWG from the coding sequence TTGGATATCGCGGGGATACTCCCCTTCATCCTGATCGGTTTTGCAGCGCAGATGGTCGATGGCGCATTGGGCATGGCCTTTGGCGTCATCACCAATACGCTAATGGTGGGCCTGATGGGCGTGCCCCCTGGCCTCGCCTCGCAGCGCGTCCATCTGGTTGAATGCTTCACCACTGCCACTTCCGGTATCAGCCATCTCATTCATGGCAATATCGACAAGCGCCTGTTCTTCCGCCTCCTGATACCCGGCGTAATCGGCGGAATGGCCGGCGCCTATCTCCTCGCCTCTATCGACGGCGCGCTGGTCAAGCCCTTCGTGCTGATTTACCTGGCCGGCATTGGCGTGTGGCTGCTTATACGCGGGCTGCTGTACCCGCCGCCTCTGCGCGAGGCGAAACATGTCGCGCCGCTGGGCCTGCTCGGCGGTTTCCTCGATGCGGCGGGTGGAGGCGGCTGGGGGCCGGTGGTGACATCCAACCTGCTGATCCAGGGGGCAGAGCCGCGCAAGGTCGTGGGTACAGTCAACTCGGTCGAATTCTTCCTGACGGTGAGCATTTCGGCATCCTTCATCTTCCACTTCGGCGTGGCACATATTGCCGGGCCGACGCTGGGCCTCATCATCGGCGGTATTGCCGCCGCGCCCGTTGGTGCGATGGCCGCGCGGCGTTTCAGCCCGAAACTTATGCTGGTCATGGTCGGCGTCGCGCTGACGATGACAAGCGGATACGGCATCTGGACGGCATGGGGATGA
- the ctrA gene encoding response regulator transcription factor CtrA, translating into MRVLLIEDEPTTAKAIELMLTTEGFNVYSTDLGEEGLDLGKLYDYDIILLDLNLPDMHGYDVLKKLRVAKVQTPVLILSGIAEMDSKIRSFGFGADDYVTKPFHRDELVARIHAVVRRSKGHSQSIIRTGKLAVNLDAKTVEVDGARVHLTGKEYAMLELLSLRKSTTLTKEMFLNHLYGGMDEPELKIIDVFICKLRKKLSSACGGENYIETVWGRGYVLRDPDVEAEAA; encoded by the coding sequence ATGCGCGTTCTGCTGATTGAAGACGAGCCGACAACCGCCAAGGCGATTGAGCTCATGCTCACGACCGAGGGCTTTAATGTCTACTCGACCGATCTGGGCGAGGAAGGTCTCGATCTGGGCAAGCTATATGATTATGATATCATCCTGCTCGATCTCAACCTGCCCGACATGCATGGCTATGACGTGCTGAAGAAGCTTCGCGTTGCCAAGGTGCAGACGCCGGTGCTGATCCTTTCGGGCATTGCCGAGATGGATAGCAAGATCCGCTCCTTCGGCTTTGGTGCAGATGATTACGTGACCAAGCCTTTCCACCGCGATGAGCTGGTCGCCCGCATCCACGCCGTTGTGCGTCGGTCCAAGGGCCACAGCCAGTCCATCATCCGTACCGGCAAGCTAGCCGTGAACCTCGATGCCAAGACTGTTGAAGTCGACGGCGCCCGCGTTCACCTGACCGGCAAGGAATATGCCATGCTGGAGCTGCTTTCGCTCCGCAAGAGTACGACGCTGACCAAGGAAATGTTCCTGAACCACCTTTACGGTGGCATGGACGAACCCGAACTCAAGATCATTGACGTGTTCATCTGCAAGCTGCGCAAGAAGCTTTCGAGCGCTTGTGGCGGAGAAAATTACATCGAAACAGTCTGGGGCCGCGGCTATGTGCTTCGCGATCCCGATGTGGAGGCCGAAGCCGCCTGA
- a CDS encoding DUF1971 domain-containing protein, producing MTAPYKSTPQFTENSLPDALRNAHNTKEGVWGLLVVEEGTVRLVFHDPARTIHVRPDQPAVIPPQAIHHVEIDGPMRMHVEFYQSEPSPPVA from the coding sequence ATGACCGCGCCTTATAAATCGACGCCGCAATTCACCGAGAATAGTCTGCCGGATGCACTGCGCAATGCCCATAACACGAAGGAAGGAGTGTGGGGGCTGCTCGTGGTAGAGGAGGGTACTGTCCGGCTTGTCTTTCATGATCCGGCACGCACAATCCACGTTCGCCCCGACCAGCCGGCTGTCATTCCGCCACAAGCCATCCATCATGTAGAAATCGACGGACCGATGCGCATGCATGTCGAGTTCTATCAAAGCGAGCCATCGCCGCCTGTTGCCTGA
- a CDS encoding globin domain-containing protein, producing MTRTLSSNTMATIKANAPALKKHGLAITQRMYDRMFAEHPEVEAMFDQAAQKSGEQPKRLAGAIIAYAENVDKLENLSGAVLRMAQRHVETHVKPEHYPIVADNLLAAIKDVLGDAATDEILAAWGEAYWFLADILIDKEHELYADQPN from the coding sequence ATGACCCGCACTCTTTCATCGAACACAATGGCCACGATAAAGGCGAATGCGCCTGCGCTTAAGAAGCATGGCCTTGCCATTACACAGCGTATGTATGACCGGATGTTTGCCGAACATCCCGAGGTCGAAGCAATGTTCGATCAGGCAGCTCAGAAATCAGGTGAGCAGCCAAAAAGGCTTGCCGGCGCAATCATCGCTTACGCAGAAAATGTCGACAAGCTGGAAAACCTGAGCGGAGCGGTGCTTCGCATGGCCCAACGTCATGTGGAAACGCATGTCAAACCGGAACATTATCCCATCGTCGCAGACAATCTCCTGGCCGCGATCAAGGACGTATTGGGAGATGCCGCGACCGATGAAATCCTTGCTGCCTGGGGCGAGGCATATTGGTTCCTTGCAGACATCCTGATCGACAAAGAGCACGAGCTTTACGCCGACCAACCCAATTGA
- a CDS encoding RrF2 family transcriptional regulator has product MQTDYALRVLLHAAASPDVRLAIADVAAKHRISRNHLMKIVNQLASIGLLTTVRGRGGGFSLARDPASITLGEVVRQVEPTLQPADCGNCVLHRGCGLTPILGDAMDAFLSVLDNKSLADAMAESAVDFVRLEPELSFAKFEQDGSTEVETGTSGSDNRSE; this is encoded by the coding sequence CTGCAAACCGACTATGCCTTGCGCGTTCTCCTGCATGCTGCGGCTTCTCCCGATGTTCGTCTGGCGATTGCCGATGTTGCAGCGAAGCACCGAATCTCGCGCAATCACTTGATGAAGATCGTAAACCAGTTGGCCAGCATAGGACTGCTTACTACGGTCCGCGGTCGTGGCGGCGGCTTCTCCCTGGCGCGTGACCCCGCCAGCATTACCCTGGGAGAGGTCGTGCGGCAGGTTGAGCCGACTTTGCAGCCGGCCGATTGCGGTAATTGCGTTCTTCATCGCGGTTGCGGTCTGACGCCCATATTGGGCGATGCGATGGATGCGTTTCTCAGCGTGCTCGATAACAAGAGCCTTGCTGATGCGATGGCGGAAAGCGCGGTCGATTTCGTTCGGCTCGAACCAGAACTCTCATTCGCAAAGTTTGAGCAGGATGGATCGACAGAGGTCGAAACCGGAACATCTGGCTCTGACAATCGATCTGAATGA
- the rpoN gene encoding RNA polymerase factor sigma-54 produces the protein MALGPRLDLRQSQSLVMTPQLQQAIKLLALSNLEVETFIAEALESNPLLETGEAHAVDAQTPPAEEPQLRDATSAEGDRALDIDQSALDQDRDTGDWSAQMSGGGGEDGPDLENRGAQNLSLADHLEQQVSPASPDGQAAFIARYIVGLLDEAGYISTPLAEVAQALGVPLIKAERGLEVVQSLDPTGVGARTLAECLALQAKEADRYDPCMEVMIDNLDLVAKGAFAHIKRICGVDDEDLAEMLAELRSYDPKPGLQFGGSVSAAVVPDILIARGKDNGWDIQLNEATLPRLVVNRSYYIELRNGCPGKKARGWLSEKLADANWLIKAMDQRQKTILKTAAEIVKQQDGFFRKGVSQLRPLTLKTVAEAIEMHESTVSRVTSNKFLACDRGTFELKYFFTSGVGGGEGGEGASAEAVKARIKALTDAENPKKVLSDDALVELLKSEGFDLARRTVAKYREAIGIGSSVQRRRAKKLAALG, from the coding sequence ATGGCGCTGGGGCCAAGACTAGACCTCAGGCAATCGCAATCGCTGGTTATGACGCCGCAGTTGCAGCAGGCGATCAAGCTGCTGGCGCTGTCGAACCTGGAAGTTGAAACATTCATTGCCGAAGCGCTGGAGAGCAATCCCCTGCTCGAAACGGGCGAGGCACACGCCGTTGATGCACAAACTCCGCCTGCCGAAGAACCGCAGCTTCGCGATGCGACGTCAGCCGAAGGTGATCGCGCGCTCGACATAGATCAAAGCGCGCTCGATCAGGATCGCGACACGGGTGACTGGTCGGCGCAAATGTCCGGTGGCGGGGGCGAGGACGGGCCCGATCTTGAAAATCGCGGCGCGCAAAACCTTTCCCTTGCAGATCATCTGGAACAGCAGGTCAGTCCCGCATCACCCGATGGGCAAGCCGCATTCATTGCCCGCTATATCGTGGGCCTGCTGGATGAAGCGGGCTATATTTCAACTCCGCTGGCCGAAGTGGCGCAGGCGCTGGGCGTGCCGCTGATAAAGGCGGAGCGGGGGCTGGAGGTGGTCCAGTCGCTCGATCCGACGGGTGTGGGTGCGCGCACATTGGCCGAATGTCTCGCATTGCAAGCAAAAGAGGCGGACCGCTACGATCCGTGCATGGAAGTGATGATCGACAATCTCGATCTCGTGGCCAAGGGGGCCTTTGCTCATATCAAACGCATCTGCGGCGTCGATGATGAAGACCTTGCCGAGATGCTGGCCGAATTGCGAAGCTATGATCCCAAGCCAGGCCTGCAGTTTGGCGGCAGTGTCAGCGCGGCAGTGGTGCCCGATATATTGATTGCGCGGGGCAAGGATAATGGCTGGGACATCCAGCTTAACGAAGCGACGCTGCCCCGGCTGGTGGTCAATCGCAGCTATTACATCGAATTGCGCAATGGCTGCCCCGGCAAGAAGGCGCGCGGTTGGCTTTCGGAGAAGCTTGCCGATGCCAATTGGTTGATCAAGGCGATGGACCAGCGGCAAAAGACGATCCTGAAAACCGCTGCGGAAATCGTGAAACAGCAGGACGGTTTTTTCCGCAAGGGCGTATCACAATTGCGCCCGCTGACGCTGAAGACCGTGGCTGAGGCGATAGAGATGCATGAAAGCACCGTCAGCCGCGTCACCAGCAACAAGTTCCTCGCTTGCGATCGCGGCACGTTTGAACTCAAATATTTCTTCACCAGCGGCGTTGGCGGCGGAGAGGGCGGCGAAGGCGCGAGCGCCGAGGCGGTCAAGGCCCGCATCAAGGCGCTGACCGATGCAGAGAATCCGAAAAAGGTGCTGTCAGATGATGCTCTGGTGGAGCTGCTGAAGTCCGAGGGTTTTGATTTGGCGCGCCGCACGGTGGCGAAATACCGTGAGGCTATCGGGATTGGGTCTAGCGTGCAGCGAAGGCGGGCGAAGAAGCTGGCGGCGTTGGGTTAA
- the lptB gene encoding LPS export ABC transporter ATP-binding protein: MAQAPLNASPDLPPDGGLEVISIAKSYDKRSVLSDISLSVAKGEVLGLLGPNGAGKTTCFYSIMGLVKPDSGRILMDGVDVTRLPMYRRAILGLGYLPQETSIFRGMTVEQNIRCVLEMVEPDKDVRERELERLLDEFGLARLRASPAMALSGGERRRCEIARALGASPSIMLLDEPFAGIDPLSISDIRDLVIDLKNRGIGVLITDHNVRETLDIVDRACIIYGGQVLFAGSPEELVADENVRRLYLGESFTL; encoded by the coding sequence ATGGCGCAAGCCCCATTGAATGCATCGCCCGATCTTCCGCCCGACGGCGGGCTCGAAGTCATTTCCATCGCCAAGAGCTATGACAAGCGCAGCGTCCTGTCCGATATCTCGCTATCGGTCGCCAAGGGCGAGGTGCTGGGTCTGCTTGGCCCCAATGGTGCGGGCAAGACCACGTGCTTCTATTCGATCATGGGGCTGGTGAAGCCCGATAGCGGCCGAATCCTGATGGATGGCGTCGATGTCACGCGTCTGCCCATGTATCGCCGCGCTATCCTTGGGCTGGGCTATCTGCCGCAGGAAACCAGTATTTTTCGCGGCATGACAGTGGAACAGAACATCCGCTGCGTGCTGGAAATGGTGGAGCCTGACAAAGATGTGCGGGAGCGAGAGCTGGAACGCCTGCTTGATGAATTCGGCCTTGCCCGGCTGCGCGCCAGCCCTGCCATGGCGCTTTCGGGCGGTGAACGACGGCGTTGCGAAATCGCCCGCGCACTGGGGGCAAGCCCGTCCATCATGCTGCTGGATGAACCCTTTGCCGGGATTGACCCGCTGTCCATCAGCGATATCCGTGATCTGGTGATAGATTTGAAGAATCGTGGCATCGGCGTGTTGATAACCGATCACAATGTCCGCGAAACGCTCGATATCGTGGACCGGGCCTGCATCATTTACGGCGGTCAGGTTCTGTTCGCAGGCAGCCCGGAAGAACTGGTGGCAGATGAGAACGTGCGGCGCCTGTACCTTGGCGAATCATTCACCCTGTGA
- a CDS encoding mechanosensitive ion channel family protein — MGYRDRSAHRADHDIQNRRVDTLTAPLFRFCCVVLLAFGAQQAQAAFVPEAPETQAATNAPAAGSIEAEQDVGEDERIAARLTDIFANVPSLANVTASVSGGVVTLGGTAPDAGAEDRAEAIAGGVAGVVTVENAIERDVSVDIVENIGGLSERVQQLWQALPLAGLALLAGLLIASFGYFIASSTALWKRIAPNVFLAELIVGAIRFVFSILGVVVALDMLGAGALMGAVLGGAGVIGLALGFAMRDTVENYVASLMLSLRQPFRANDHIVIEAHEGRVIRLTSRATVLMTLDGNHLRIPNSLVFKTVILNYTRNPQRRFDFELGVDADDDAEAARQLGRDALRALDFVLSDPLAEVRITKVGDSNVVLQFLAWVDQREADWHKARSRAIAACKIALEDAGFALPEPIYRLRFDQRTATLPFQNIGERGEGTTPQPAPPPTPTSPPPPSTVPAEDDVTPDDEVARMVEKERQAGGEQDDDLLDTARPVE; from the coding sequence ATGGGTTATCGCGATCGGTCTGCCCATCGCGCTGACCATGACATTCAAAACCGTCGTGTCGATACTCTGACCGCGCCTCTTTTTCGTTTTTGTTGTGTTGTGCTGCTGGCATTTGGCGCCCAGCAGGCGCAGGCGGCATTCGTTCCTGAAGCACCGGAAACGCAGGCTGCCACGAATGCCCCTGCAGCCGGTTCCATCGAGGCTGAGCAGGACGTCGGGGAGGATGAGCGCATCGCCGCGCGCCTTACCGATATCTTCGCCAATGTGCCCAGCCTAGCCAATGTCACTGCCAGCGTATCAGGCGGCGTGGTGACGCTGGGGGGCACGGCGCCCGATGCCGGGGCAGAGGATCGGGCGGAAGCTATTGCGGGCGGCGTGGCAGGCGTCGTCACGGTCGAGAATGCGATAGAACGCGATGTGTCAGTCGATATTGTCGAAAACATCGGCGGCCTGAGCGAACGGGTGCAGCAATTGTGGCAGGCACTGCCGCTTGCGGGGCTGGCACTGCTGGCAGGGCTGCTCATCGCTAGCTTCGGCTATTTCATCGCCTCCTCCACGGCTTTGTGGAAACGCATTGCGCCCAATGTCTTTTTGGCGGAGCTGATTGTCGGGGCGATCCGGTTCGTCTTCTCAATCCTCGGTGTGGTGGTGGCGCTAGATATGCTGGGGGCCGGGGCGCTGATGGGTGCGGTGCTGGGCGGTGCGGGCGTGATTGGCCTAGCGCTGGGCTTCGCCATGCGTGATACGGTGGAGAATTACGTCGCTTCGCTGATGCTCAGCCTGCGCCAACCCTTCCGCGCCAATGACCATATTGTAATCGAAGCGCATGAAGGCCGCGTCATCCGTCTAACCAGCCGCGCCACCGTGCTGATGACGCTGGATGGCAATCATCTGCGCATTCCCAACTCGCTCGTCTTCAAGACAGTGATCCTGAATTACACGCGCAATCCGCAGCGGCGCTTCGATTTTGAACTGGGCGTGGATGCGGATGATGATGCGGAGGCGGCGCGCCAGCTTGGCCGCGATGCCCTGCGCGCGCTGGATTTTGTGCTGTCCGATCCGCTGGCGGAAGTGCGCATAACGAAGGTTGGCGATTCCAATGTCGTCCTGCAATTCCTCGCCTGGGTGGACCAGCGCGAAGCCGATTGGCACAAGGCAAGAAGCCGCGCGATTGCCGCTTGCAAGATCGCCCTGGAGGACGCAGGCTTCGCTCTGCCAGAGCCGATCTACCGCCTGCGTTTCGACCAGCGCACCGCCACATTGCCATTCCAGAATATCGGAGAGCGTGGCGAGGGAACAACGCCACAGCCCGCTCCGCCACCAACGCCTACAAGCCCGCCACCACCTTCAACCGTACCCGCAGAGGATGACGTCACACCGGATGACGAAGTCGCACGGATGGTGGAAAAGGAACGCCAGGCAGGCGGCGAACAGGATGACGACCTGCTCGATACCGCGCGCCCGGTGGAGTGA